The DNA segment CCTCCAGCACCTCAAATCTCGCTCCCAGTTCATGAAGGTCGCGACTCTCAGCATTGTCTTCTGCGCCTCTGTTGTCGGTGGGAATGTCTCTCTCCGTTATCTTCCCGTTTCGTTTAATCAGGCTGTTGGCGCTACGACGCCGTTTTTCACGGCGTTGTTTGCGTATCTTATGACGTTTAAGAGAGAGGCTTGGGTCACGTATGGTGCGCTTGTCCCTGTTGTTACCGGTGTTGTGATCGCTAGTGGGGTAATAATGTCTTTTCTTTGATGATATGTGTTCTTGTCTCTGTAGATTTATTACATGTCTGATCTATCCATTGTTTGGTTTTATTATTAAAGATGAATGTTTCTGTGTCTGAAAACCCAAAAAGGTTATTTCTTTTAGTATTAAAGATGAATTATTACGTTTAGTATATTAAAATTTCACCGGAAAACACAATTACGAGTGATGGGTTATCTAAAGTTTCATCCTTTTTTGCTTGGCTGCGTTATTGGAGTGATGTTTTATCTAAAGTTTCAGACTTGGTTGTGTTTTTCTCTTACAAGGCCTTTGTCTCGAATGTTATGTTTTATCTAAAGTTTCTGGTTGTGTTTTTCTCTTACAAGACATTTGTCAACGAATGTTATGTTTTGTCATGTTGTTTGTTTTTGATTATGGAAgttgtatattaatttaatgaATGATTTAATGATCTGTGCTACAGGGTGAGCCAGGTTTCCACTGGTTTGGGTTCATTATGTGCATTAGTGCAACTGCTGCAAGAGCTTTTAAATCTGTGCTTCAAGGCATCTTACTCTCTTCCGAGGGGTAAGAAGAATCATTACTCAATGAAACAGAACTAAGCAGATTAATGAGTTTTAACATGTTCCATTGCAGAGAAAAGTTGAATTCGATGAATTTGATGTTGTACATGTCCCCTATAGCCGTCATTGCGCTTCTGCCAGTTACAATAGTAATGGAACCAGATGTGATGAGTGTGACTCTATCGCTCGCAAGACAGCATCAGTACATGTGGATACTTCTTTTGGTTAACTCTGTAATGGCTTATTCAGCTAACTTGTTGAACTTTCTTGTTACCAAACACACAAGCGCTCTTACCCTCCaggtaaaaagaaagaaaacatttCAACATCTACATAACTATAGGTGCTCAAAATTGGATCAAACGTGTGTGTATGTTCAATGTTACAGGTTCTTGGAAACGCTAAAGGAGCGGTTGCGGTTGTGATCTCGATCTTGCTTTTCCGAAACCCAGTCACGGTGATGGGAATTGGCGGGTACAGTATAACGGTGCTTGGAGTTGTTGCGTATGGAGAGACTAAACGCAGGTTTAGATGAGCGCAGAGACTCCGTTTTTACTTCCTATCTGATGGCTCTTAGGACGTCTGATGGAACTTTTTAACATTATATACTTTAGAGATAATATATTCATCCTATCTCATTCTCATTTTTGTATCTAACCTAtagacctatatatatataaacataacgCATTGAGTTAGATTTTGtggttatctttttttttgtctggagATGAGTGCCATTGACCATTGTTGGTGTTTGAAGACACTTTCTCTTGTCACTGTGTTCACTAACTTGaagaaaactaaaaagaaaaactttggGCCGAGGCTTTTGGATCAGTTTTATAATGTTCCTACTTTGTTTCTCATGTCATACCATGGAAGCCTTTGATTTGATAAATAGAGTAGCATCACTAAAAGGTTACAGATGACCAATGTTCATTGAAATCTAGACAAAGTCTAGACATTAACAAATAttgatacattatatatatatatcttatttttatatCAGACATTATAGTTTTCGTGTTTAGTTATAAAATTactttaataaattataaaaattagatatacaatAAAAAggactaatttataaatctatattgacattattatttgattaagcatatatatatatatatatatatatcattttagactaattttaaccaaattaaaatgatttaaaccaatttaaatcgTACGAagcagattttaagaaaatcatttctGCTACTATTTTAGAAGATTGCATATGACAaactactattttatttttatgggtCAAGTCAGAGCAATGTCACGAGTAGCACGTGGGCAGCTGAAACTCCCATCCATACACAAAACTCCAAACTTTACCCACATTTTTAAACAGTTTCAATTCAATTATCCCACCTAACCAATCCCATCGCTTTCTTTTCAGTTTCAATCTTTCATTCTTTGTGGTTCATTTCTCTCAGAAtccacaaagaaaaataaaaaaatttcatttctgTGAGATTCTCAGAAACCAAATTCTTCTTCACCAACTCCTCCAAGGTTTGTTCTTTTGTCATCTTCATCTATACTCTGGTTCTGCTCTTTCTCGCCAAGTAATAAGATCTGGGTTTCATATCATTGTAATCATCACCAACCAACTAGTAAAAAAAGTTGGATACTTTTGACGGTTTAGGACAGTATTGGTCGGAAGAACCTAACTGAaagattcgatttttatatgtttgtttGAGAATCTCAGATTCCATTTTGTGTTTCAGAATCATGCATGAGAAGAATATTGTAGAGGACGTTATCAACGACTTCGTTGATAACTTCACTGAGACagttcagaagaaaaaaaacgttTCTTTCTTCGAACAAGATGATACCGTCTCTTCTCGTTTCAACCGCATGTTCGGTCGGGAGAAGCCGATCCATCATGTCTTAGGCGGTGGCAAATGTAAGAAAACTCAATGATATAATAAGCGAGattggtttgtgtttttttttttttggttctaatAAAGTCTTTTTATTCAGCCGCTGATGTGTTGTTGTGGAGGAACAAGAAGATCTCCGCAAGTGTTCTGATGGGAGCTACTGCAATCTGGGTGCTTTTCGAGTGGATCAACttccattttctctctctcgtTTGTTACGGTCTCTTGCTTGGTATGATCGTGCAATTCGTCTGGTCTAATGCCTCAGGGGCTCTAAACCGGTAATGTTTGTATAACATATCATTTGGTTCCTTGTGATTGCAATCTaaacaagtttttttattataaatgtcTCAAAGCAGCTCACAGTCTGGAGTGCCTCGCCTTGTTCTTCCAAAAGACTTCTTTGCTGATGTTGGTGTGACCGTTGGAACAGAGGTTAACCGTGGTTTGATGTTTCTTCAGGACTTGGCTTGTAGAGGGAGTTTGAAACAGTTCCTCATGGTAGTGTATATCTTATTACCATATCTGCATAATGTTATCATGGAACGTTAATGATTCTGCATTAACATCATGTTCAGGCTGCGATTGGACTATGGCTAGCCGCAATGATCGGTAGCTGTTGCAACTTCCTAACTGTTTTGTATATTGGTGAGTGAGATTCTTTAGAAAGATTGAGAATTTGagtttataagattttttttttctaagggGTGATGCATTTTGTATGTGTGAAGGGTTTGTGGGAGCACACACAATGCCGGTTCTGTATGagagatatgaagatgaagttGATGGTTTTGTTGATTCTCTGCTAATGAAGTTTCATAGTCACTACAAGAAGATGGATACTGGCTTTCTCAGTCGAATCCCAAGTGGAAGGTTTGGGTTCAAGAAGCATGACTAAACCAACTTCCTTATCTAaatcttttctttcttgtttgaACAATGGATCATGGTTTGTTCTTTGTTGTGTTAATGTTTTGAGAATACTCATGTAGATTTGTGTATtgaatctttttattttgttgttacaAACTTGTCTCCATTGGTTTCCTTGTTTAGTTAGTTTGTCTCAAAAACATGCAATGATCACTCTTTTAGCACATACTATCAAAGTTATACAAGCAAATTAGAGAAAAGTTTTAACaattgatataaatatattatagcaaatctccaaaataacatacattaaaagtttataaaaaaaattagcacTTAATAGTAAGAATTCTCAAAATAGTATTCATTTGAcaaaagaacaacaacaactagATCACACTATAATCTCTAATCCCACACCAGCCTTTAAAAACTTAACTTCAAATCTTAATCACTAAATCCAAACTCGAATTTagaataaaatctattttaaattttaatcgattctttgagatatttttttttcttatgtgttAAATATTTTGAACAAAAGGTGTTAATGCTATTTTatagtaatatttatttatatatattatatttttaaacaaaaaaacataatttaggTAATAATCTGAATTAGAGTGATAAGATAAAATTAAAGTAGCAGATTTtggaatatatacatatatatatagcaaagaatataaaataattacctTAAATTTAAAacctaaaatattaattttatattctttttttttttaactcaaaatttttttaaatctttcaTGATGAAAAAATCGTGGATTACAAAAGCCGGTAGAAAATATTGATATCTCCGGAAGCAATAACCCAAAAGAGGGAGACAAAGTGATATAGAATAATTCGAAAAATAAACCTTAGAGAGTCATAGGTACTAAATCTGGAACTGATGAACTGATCATAACTCGCAGACACGTCTGAGAACACATGAGACCGAAGATAACCAAAAAACTAATGAGTTAAGCAAATCCAACCTTGAAAGGTACACCACCAAGCCAAAATAGACACAACATCGGAAAAAACATGTGCGAGGATAAACTTACATCAACATCAATATagaataattttgaatattaattttatattcaaaattacaatttagtgtataaaaataaaataaaatgtaaattcTTACAAATAAATTATTACAAAAGATGTTAATTCTTACAAGAATATaaatgatcttcttcttctctccgtATCGTtgaccagaaaaaaaaattgactgtCCAAAGAAGAAGATCAGATAACTCTCTAAGCATGGGATCCACCATAGTCACACATTTTACACGTGGCAGCTTCCTGAGCTCCAGAGCCGAAAtgtgtaatttttaaaataaataaaattagtaaaatcaaaaagaaaatggaaaaaaagGAGTAAAGGAATCGATCCACGACGACGAAGATCAAAGTGAGGTTAggtttcctctctctctctccctcgaCGACGATTGATCTCGGATTTGCGACCAAGGTTACTGATCTTGTTAAACCTTTTGTCTTTTTCGTAAATCGAATtggttttgtgtttgttttgatTGAGAGTCGCATGTTCTTTTTAAAGTATTGTTTTCTTCTTAATTTGATCCGGTTGTGTCTGAAAACGAAATCGAttgaaagttttgattttttgaatCTTGATtgataaagttttgatttttcatcTCATTTCTGGGGAAATCAGCTTTATGTGTGTTATAATGGTTTTACCTCTTCTGGAAACATATTACATTAGTCTGTTTCGTAATAGAAGCTGTTGATGTTTTTGTAGTCTTTGATTGAACATAAAAGCCTTTGGCCATGtggatatagaaaatataattattgatCTAGAAATGGCACCACTGATTGTTTGATGTTTAGACATAGTTTTATTTTTGAGGACACCAAAAAAGTACAGTGAAAGTACGTTATTTGTTTATCTGGGTTCCTGCTTTTGAGTTCTTGTCTGAATACTCGGAGTTGAGATGCGAGAAagtgccttttttttttataaccatGGGTGATATTGGTAGATATATAATCTCTTACTGATGGATATAGTTTTGGAGTTTTTACCGTTTCAAACTCATTTCCCTTGTATAGACTCTATGTACAATGTCTAATACGACTTCTACATGACAGGAACAAGCTctgttttacaaacaaaaactcAGCCATGTCAAGTGGAACTGTGAGAAGGGTTTCACGTCAAGATATACAACTGGTAATTAAAACCAAATGAAGGGCTTTGTTTGCAACATGAATCTCTCAACttttgaaagttatattttacgTTCTCTCTGGATATATTAGCATATAGTAAACCACAATTTCaacttttgaaaatatattgtgATTGTTATCATTTTGTCCTATAAAATGTCATATAGATTGAATATCCAAAACGTTTGTGTTTTTTTCCCATAGCAATGATAGTTGTTTATGCCAGCTATTGAGAATAAGCCCTTTTTATAATTTGCTGCCCTCTTCAAATATGAAATTGTAGAATTGAGGCATGTCTTTTCTTAAATAAGTTTTGGAGGAATATGTCTGATAGTCATATAATAACTCCAGAGAgcttttaactataaatttgtaACACTCTCTAATATCAAAAGCATCATACTTAATGATAAAGGCCTTCATCTTTCATTGTGTGAAACCtatgattattaaaaaaaattatgttattatCCCATCTCAGGTTCAAAACCTTATAGAAAGATGCCTTCAACTCTACATGAACCAGAAAGAAGTCGTGGAAACTTTACTTGAGCAAGCTAAAATCGAGCCTGGCTTCACAGAACTAGGTAATCCATATAGCAGCCTAAAGTCATGTGTAAACcgattttattcaacttccttaaAAACTGGCTTTCTCTTTTGTTGATTAACAGTTTGGCagaagcttgaagaagagaatcGTGAGTTTTTCAAGGCTTACTATCTTAGGCTCATGGTCAAACACCAGATCATGGAATTCAACAAGCTCCTTGAGCAGCAGGTTCACCACATGCAGCAGATGCATCCTAGTGGAGTTGCTCCCGTCCAAAACACAAACGGTTCTCATATTCAATCAAGTAAGATTCCTTATGGAGCCAGATGCATTTTCATAGTCTACTTTAGGGTCTCTTTATTACTTGTCGTTCAAGTTTGTACTAATCTATGCAACTGAAATTGATTCTCTTAAACAGTGAATCAGAAACATTTGGGTTATGCCTCTGAGCACACTGATCAATCTCTGAAGTCTATACCCTCGAGTCTCTCTAATGCATACCTCAATGGCTCTTCAACACTCAATACAACAAACGTAGCCTCTTCTGTGAACATATCAACTCATGCAAGGAGAGttgattcttcttctccaaacATGCTCTCATCACAGACCACTACAAACATGCCTATGATGCAAGGAATGAATGGAGGAGGAGGGATGATCAAGTCTGAAACCGCCTTTACAAGCCCTGCTTCTTTCATGTATGGTGGTGAGAGGAACGCCTTGGAAGGGCATTCCACTGTTAGAGACACTACTTCGATCTCAACCTTTGGTAACGAGTCCAACAACAACCAACAACCTCTCAGTGAGACGCTTCTTGATTCAGAAGCTGCTACTTTTGGGTTCTTAGGTCAGATCCCTAGGAACTTCAGCCTCTCTGATTTGACTGCTGATTTTTCTCAGAGCTCAGGTCTTTCTCTCTATCATTATCTATCCTTTCTCTCTCGTTGTTCATACATTGTTTGTAACAAAAGCTTTTCTGTTGATTCCAGAGATTCTAGAGAGCTATGATAAGTCACCTTTCCTTGTTCCGGATGGTGAAAACTTCCTGGACTCATGCGACAGGGGAGAGTATCAAGGTGAGAACATTGAGACtttgttaaaagaaaaagaatgaaGAAGAAAGTATCTGTTGTGTTTCTCTAATACAAGTGTTTATTGCAACAGACAACAAGAGATTGGAGACCATATCTGAAGGTTTCAGTTATGATAACATTGGGAGCGAGTAGTAAGAACAATGCTCATTACATTTGCCTCTAATATCTCAGGTTGGGTTCTCTAATGTACAGAGCTAACATCAGCATCTTTGAACTATGCAGGTTTTGCTTCACTACTTCATGATGTAAGACACGTTTGGGTGTAACATATTCAGGCCTTTGATCTTTTCTTTGCAAAGACTATTGGGTGGGGTGTATAAAAGGGGATTTCTGTTTTAACATTATTACTTTAGCTTAGAGTTGATAAGTGTGAGATGGTCATATGTAATTTtcagtgtgtgtgttttttttttctcttttctcttctgTTTTAGTTTTTGTACTTGTTATAATTTGTGTGTGAAGTGTGACTTAACTGATTATGTTAAGAATGAAAGTTGTGGTAGTGGATAATGCATCAAACTCGAttatacatgattttaatttttgttgcaCAAGTTAAGGTAGTGGTTGGTGGCTTGGtgctgttttgttttaaaatttatttttgaaaggtAAGCATGATTGTTTTATTAAAGAGCAGAAAATTGCCCGTTTGTTGGGCCTTTATTGGTCTCTTGTGTAAATTTGGGCTTGGTTTCTGTTGGGCTTTGTCCCATTTAATAAAATTcagtggaaaaaaaaatcaaaaagagcAGAAAATGGCTTCACATgtgtaaaaaaattgtttggaaatgtgaaaaaagtttataattttgaaacaaattttttttaggcaacttatattatattataaaacatatgGAGTAtcgtatctttttaaaaaacatcTGATCTCAattaagatctttaaaattctcaccaaatacataataatataattcttatagataaagtattaaaattagatatatatataaaaataaaattaatattttatcatatgctataatatgttattattgatattttttatgaatatagtTTCACGGGTTATTCCAATACATATAaagtatttattaaatataaaattaatctGAACAAAACATAAAACGTACTTTAAGTTATGTATGCGCGTTCAGGTACTCGTTGCCATACGGGTTAGGTATTTAGAATTAcggttttaatttatatcacatcTTAGATTTCATTTGTTAAATTTGTAAGTACATATCAAGTTCGGACATAACACATGGATTTCATTTCTAAATTATATCACATCTAAAATtcataaagtaatcatatattGTTCCAATTTATGTTATATGGACTCGGTTCGGATATATCTGAAGttaaatccaaaattaaaaaaagcaaaacataagaaataaacttatttatatagGATTGGATATTTAAGGTACTTATTGAAGATTTAAgtacttattttatatataattttaaataaatatagaatTGAGTACTTTaagtacatatttatgtttcatatatttatatttgcaaTTAATTTGGATTTTGGGtagatttttggattttttgtcttttcagaTTGTCCGTTCAGGTTCGATTGTGGCTATGTGGTGTACCACACTAGAAGACTTATTCTGTGATTTCGGTACAAATTTTGAGTTACAGATTTTATGCGCATACCTACtctaaacgaaaaaaaaaagtgtttatataaaaattataccaaaatttttttcCGCGTTTAGCATTGATGAAAATTTATTAGCGATAGACACAtcaaaaacatttaaaagaTATGACCATATTTTTATGCATAAATCTAGGTCTCGCAAAATTCAGCCTTTCTATTTTTCAAATCATAAGGGAGTCCAGCTAAAAATTACAACCCCAATCTGTACTATCAATGCATCATGATTCATCACCATACCAGGAATTGGATTAAATTCGATCccatatttaattttctataaaatatgAAGGTCGATTATATATGCAAAATAAATCAACTTTTAACTTACAAAACACACTATTAGTACTTGATTAGGAGTTATTATACGGCaacaataatatcaattattaagcaactaaataatatttgaaaattagaaattattaaaataaattagttgattgttttatataaaactgCATATATGTCTCTGTACATACACGCAGTTCGCTTTCTTATGAAGTCGGTAATGCGATTTTAGATGATTTTTTTGATGGCTACATATATTACAAAAAGTTATGTATAAATGACGTTTGATCTAAACTATagttacaaaacaaaagaaagaaaaggctTCATGGCAGATTAGACACCACCCAATAAAATATTGGTTTTAgttgttaaattttttgaaggttatatatatagaatagGCCTCTAAATTATTTTGACctttttttaaagttcattaTAAATATCTATACTTTCCAAATTTTTAGATACGGTCTTGAAAAACTCAACATTGTATTTTGATGAA comes from the Brassica rapa cultivar Chiifu-401-42 chromosome A01, CAAS_Brap_v3.01, whole genome shotgun sequence genome and includes:
- the LOC103847708 gene encoding uncharacterized protein LOC103847708 isoform X2, with product MSSGTVRRVSRQDIQLVQNLIERCLQLYMNQKEVVETLLEQAKIEPGFTELVWQKLEEENREFFKAYYLRLMVKHQIMEFNKLLEQQVHHMQQMHPSGVAPVQNTNGSHIQSMNQKHLGYASEHTDQSLKSIPSSLSNAYLNGSSTLNTTNVASSVNISTHARRVDSSSPNMLSSQTTTNMPMMQGMNGGGGMIKSETAFTSPASFMYGGERNALEGHSTVRDTTSISTFGNESNNNQQPLSETLLDSEAATFGFLGQIPRNFSLSDLTADFSQSSEILESYDKSPFLVPDGENFLDSCDRGEYQGDNKRLETISEGFSYDNIGSE
- the LOC103847708 gene encoding uncharacterized protein LOC103847708 isoform X1, which codes for MSSGTVRRVSRQDIQLVQNLIERCLQLYMNQKEVVETLLEQAKIEPGFTELVWQKLEEENREFFKAYYLRLMVKHQIMEFNKLLEQQVHHMQQMHPSGVAPVQNTNGSHIQSMNQKHLGYASEHTDQSLKSIPSSLSNAYLNGSSTLNTTNVASSVNISTHARRVDSSSPNMLSSQTTTNMPMMQGMNGGGGMIKSETAFTSPASFMYGGERNALEGHSTVRDTTSISTFGNESNNNQQPLSETLLDSEAATFGFLGQIPRNFSLSDLTADFSQSSEILESYDKSPFLVPDGENFLDSCDRGEYQGDNKRLETISEGFSYDNIGSE
- the LOC103847708 gene encoding uncharacterized protein LOC103847708 isoform X3 gives rise to the protein MSSGTVRRVSRQDIQLVQNLIERCLQLYMNQKEVVETLLEQAKIEPGFTELVWQKLEEENREFFKAYYLRLMVKHQIMEFNKLLEQQVHHMQQMHPSGVAPVQNTNGSHIQSMNQKHLGYASEHTDQSLKSIPSSLSNAYLNGSSTLNTTNVASSVNISTHARRVDSSSPNMLSSQTTTNMPMMQGMNGGGGMIKSETAFTSPASFMYGGERNALEGHSTVRDTTSISTFGNESNNNQQPLSETLLDSEAATFGFLGQIPRNFSLSDLTADFSQSSEILESYDKSPFLVPDGENFLDSCDRGEYQDNKRLETISEGFSYDNIGSE
- the LOC103847698 gene encoding reticulon-like protein B8, coding for MHEKNIVEDVINDFVDNFTETVQKKKNVSFFEQDDTVSSRFNRMFGREKPIHHVLGGGKSADVLLWRNKKISASVLMGATAIWVLFEWINFHFLSLVCYGLLLGMIVQFVWSNASGALNRSQSGVPRLVLPKDFFADVGVTVGTEVNRGLMFLQDLACRGSLKQFLMAAIGLWLAAMIGSCCNFLTVLYIGFVGAHTMPVLYERYEDEVDGFVDSLLMKFHSHYKKMDTGFLSRIPSGRFGFKKHD
- the LOC103847689 gene encoding UDP-URONIC ACID TRANSPORTER 1; protein product: MNNKKNPDQKPEMPPSSSSPKKQTLFISSLILLWYTSNIGVLLLNKFLLSNYGFKFPIFLTMCHMSACAILSYLSIVFLKLVPLQHLKSRSQFMKVATLSIVFCASVVGGNVSLRYLPVSFNQAVGATTPFFTALFAYLMTFKREAWVTYGALVPVVTGVVIASGGEPGFHWFGFIMCISATAARAFKSVLQGILLSSEGEKLNSMNLMLYMSPIAVIALLPVTIVMEPDVMSVTLSLARQHQYMWILLLVNSVMAYSANLLNFLVTKHTSALTLQVLGNAKGAVAVVISILLFRNPVTVMGIGGYSITVLGVVAYGETKRRFR